One Falco naumanni isolate bFalNau1 chromosome 12, bFalNau1.pat, whole genome shotgun sequence genomic region harbors:
- the PPP1R21 gene encoding protein phosphatase 1 regulatory subunit 21 isoform X3, with the protein MAAAAELQGKYQKLAQEYSKLRAQNQVLKKGVVDEQANSASLKEQLKMKDQSLRKLQQEMDSLTFRNQQLAKRVELLQDELALSEARGKKNKKSAESSSQLSQEQKSVFNEDLQKKIEENERLHILFFEADEQHKRLEAELRSRLDVLETDAAQHQAVVDSLTRKYTDTIEKLQNDKAKLEIKSQTLEREAKDCRLRTEECQQQLKNLQAALGSRLEESLCIINEKVPFNDTRSNRYNALNVPLHNRRYQLKLRDLAGQALAFVQELVTALLNFHTYTEQKVQIFPIDSATDSISPLNQKFSQYLHENASYVRPLEEGMLHLFESITEDTVTVLETAVKLKAFSEHLASYLCFLRKILPYQLKSLEEECESSLCTAALRARNMELHRDMKRLTAVFEKLHTYVSLLALPSTKPEGLLRTNYNSVFTNIAASLHGFHDLLKDISKDYSQKATLEQDVPTATQKLITTNDCILSSLVALTNAVGKIASFFSNNLDHFTTSLSYGPKGGTEFISPLSAECMLQYKKKAVAYMKSLKKPCADSVPYEEALANRRVLLSSTESREGLAQQVQQSLEKIAKLEQEKEHWMLEAQLAKIKLEKENQKLKNSLSGHLTETIQEHSVLPNVAEQKKEATEKSLKEPIKSTSLIGMLTITTDNEKAPDTESREDLIKTHYMARIAELTSHLQLADSKSVHFHAECRALAKRLSLAEKSKESLTEELKLASQNISRLQDELMTTKRSYEDQLSMMSDHLCSMNETLTKQREEIDTLKMTNKGNAKKSKNR; encoded by the exons ATGGCGGCCGCGGCGGAGCTGCAGGGGAAGTACCAGAAGCTGGCTCAGGAGTACTCCAAG cttcGAGCCCAGAACCAAGTGCTGAAAAAAGGGGTTGTAGATGAGCAAGCAAACTCTGCTTCTCTGAAG GAGCAACTGAAGATGAAGGATCAGTCACTGAGAAAACTGCAACAAGAAATGGACAGCCTGACCTTCCGAAATCAGCAGCTTGCCAAGCGGGTGGAGTTACTTCAAGATGAACTTGCATTAAGTGAAGCTAGGGGCAAGAAAAACAAG aaaagtGCAGAATCCTCGTCTCAGTTGAGTCAAGAGCAGAAAAGTGTCTTCAATGAAGATCTTCAGAAGAAGATAGAGGAGAATGAACGACTACATATACTC ttCTTTGAAGCAGATGAGCAGCACAAACGTTTAGAAGCAGAGCTGAGAAGTAGACTTGACGTTTTGGAAACTGATGCTGCCCAGCACCAAGCTGTGGTGGACAGTTTAACAAGGAAATACACAGATACCATAGAAAAGCTGCAGAATGATAAAGCCAAATTAGAA ATCAAGTCTCAGACACTAGAAAGAGAAGCTAAGGACTGTAGGCTTCGAACCGAAGAATG CCAGCAACAGTTAAAGAATCTTCAAGCAGCTTTGGGCAGTAGACTGGAAGAATCTCTGTGCATAATCAATGAAAAAGTACCCTTTAATGACACAA GATCTAATCGATACAATGCTCTGAATGTACCATTACATAACAGAAGATACCAG CTGAAGTTGCGAGACCTTGCTGGCCAGGCACTGGCTTTTGTTCAAGAACTTGTAACAGCTCTTTTGAACTTCCATACATACACTGAGCAGAAGGTACAGATCTTTCCCATTGATTCTGCAACAGACAGTATATCACCGCTCAATCAGAAG TTCTCACAGTATCTTCATGAAAATGCTTCCTATGTTCGCCCTCTGGAGGAAGGAATGCTTCACTTGTTCGAGAGTATTACAGAAGATACTGTGACAGTCCTG gaaaCGGCTGTGAAATTGAAGGCCTTCTCAGAACATTTAGCTTCCTACTTAtgctttttaagaaagattCTTCCGTATCAGTTAAAAAG TTTGGAAGAAGAGTGTGAGTCTTCTCTTTGCACAGCTGCTTTAAGAGCTAGAAATATGGAGCTACACAGAGACATGAAAAGGTTGACTGCAGTCTTTGAGAAGCTACATACATATGTTAGTCTTCTTGCATTACCAA GTACAAAACCAGAAGGACTTCTTAGGACAAATTACAACTCAGTGTTTACAAACATTGCTGCAAGTCTTCATGGATTTCATGACCTTTTAAAAG ataTTTCCAAGGACTACAGTCAGAAAGCTACTTTAGAACAAGATGTTCCAACGGCCACACAGAAACTCATAACTACAAATGACTGTATTTTATCCTCTCTTGTGGCTTTAACAAATGCAGTGGGCAAG ATTGCCTCGTTCTTTAGCAACAACTTGGATCACTTCACTACTTCGTTGAGCTATGGCCCCAAAGGAGGAACAGAGTTCATCAGCCCTCTGTCAGCAGAGTGTATGCTGCAGTACAAAAAAAAGGCGGTTGCTTACATGAAGTCTCTGAAGAAG CCTTGTGCAGATTCAGTGCCTTATGAAGAGGCTTTAGCCAATCGCAGGGTTCTTCTCAGttccacagaaagcagagaaggtCTTGCACAACAG GTCCAGCAGAGTTTGGAGAAAATTGCAAAACTtgagcaagaaaaagaacactGGATGCTGGAGGCCCAGCTAGCTAAAATAAagctagagaaagaaaaccaaaaactgaaGAACTCTCTCAGCGGACATTTAACTGAAACTATACAAGAGCATTCTGTTTTGCCAAATGTAGCTGAACAAAAGAAGGAAGCCACAGAAAAGAGTCTGAAGGAACCTATTAAGAGTACTAGTCTG ATTGGAATGTTGACTATAACTACCGATAATGAAAAG GCTCCAGATACCGAGTCTCGTGAAGATCTGATAAAAACCCACTATATGGCAAGGATAGCAGAACTTACATCTCATCTGCAGCTTGCTGACAGCAAATCGGTACACTTCCATGCTGAG TGTCGAGCACTTGCCAAAAGGCTGTCTTTAGCGGAGAAGTCCAAGGAATCGCTCACGGAGGAGTTGAAACTAGCTAGTCAAAACATCAGTAGATTACAG
- the PPP1R21 gene encoding protein phosphatase 1 regulatory subunit 21 isoform X1, whose product MNTNCCRRNQDSSNYQGMGRWNCWYPHCCRVELRAQNQVLKKGVVDEQANSASLKEQLKMKDQSLRKLQQEMDSLTFRNQQLAKRVELLQDELALSEARGKKNKKSAESSSQLSQEQKSVFNEDLQKKIEENERLHILFFEADEQHKRLEAELRSRLDVLETDAAQHQAVVDSLTRKYTDTIEKLQNDKAKLEIKSQTLEREAKDCRLRTEECQQQLKNLQAALGSRLEESLCIINEKVPFNDTRSNRYNALNVPLHNRRYQLKLRDLAGQALAFVQELVTALLNFHTYTEQKVQIFPIDSATDSISPLNQKFSQYLHENASYVRPLEEGMLHLFESITEDTVTVLETAVKLKAFSEHLASYLCFLRKILPYQLKSLEEECESSLCTAALRARNMELHRDMKRLTAVFEKLHTYVSLLALPSTKPEGLLRTNYNSVFTNIAASLHGFHDLLKDISKDYSQKATLEQDVPTATQKLITTNDCILSSLVALTNAVGKIASFFSNNLDHFTTSLSYGPKGGTEFISPLSAECMLQYKKKAVAYMKSLKKPCADSVPYEEALANRRVLLSSTESREGLAQQVQQSLEKIAKLEQEKEHWMLEAQLAKIKLEKENQKLKNSLSGHLTETIQEHSVLPNVAEQKKEATEKSLKEPIKSTSLIGMLTITTDNEKAPDTESREDLIKTHYMARIAELTSHLQLADSKSVHFHAECRALAKRLSLAEKSKESLTEELKLASQNISRLQDELMTTKRSYEDQLSMMSDHLCSMNETLTKQREEIDTLKMTNKGNAKKSKNR is encoded by the exons ATGAATACAAACTGCTGTAGAAGAAACCAGGATTCAAGCAATTATCAAGGAATGGGAAGATGGAACTGTTGGTATCCTCATTGCTGCAGGGTAGAG cttcGAGCCCAGAACCAAGTGCTGAAAAAAGGGGTTGTAGATGAGCAAGCAAACTCTGCTTCTCTGAAG GAGCAACTGAAGATGAAGGATCAGTCACTGAGAAAACTGCAACAAGAAATGGACAGCCTGACCTTCCGAAATCAGCAGCTTGCCAAGCGGGTGGAGTTACTTCAAGATGAACTTGCATTAAGTGAAGCTAGGGGCAAGAAAAACAAG aaaagtGCAGAATCCTCGTCTCAGTTGAGTCAAGAGCAGAAAAGTGTCTTCAATGAAGATCTTCAGAAGAAGATAGAGGAGAATGAACGACTACATATACTC ttCTTTGAAGCAGATGAGCAGCACAAACGTTTAGAAGCAGAGCTGAGAAGTAGACTTGACGTTTTGGAAACTGATGCTGCCCAGCACCAAGCTGTGGTGGACAGTTTAACAAGGAAATACACAGATACCATAGAAAAGCTGCAGAATGATAAAGCCAAATTAGAA ATCAAGTCTCAGACACTAGAAAGAGAAGCTAAGGACTGTAGGCTTCGAACCGAAGAATG CCAGCAACAGTTAAAGAATCTTCAAGCAGCTTTGGGCAGTAGACTGGAAGAATCTCTGTGCATAATCAATGAAAAAGTACCCTTTAATGACACAA GATCTAATCGATACAATGCTCTGAATGTACCATTACATAACAGAAGATACCAG CTGAAGTTGCGAGACCTTGCTGGCCAGGCACTGGCTTTTGTTCAAGAACTTGTAACAGCTCTTTTGAACTTCCATACATACACTGAGCAGAAGGTACAGATCTTTCCCATTGATTCTGCAACAGACAGTATATCACCGCTCAATCAGAAG TTCTCACAGTATCTTCATGAAAATGCTTCCTATGTTCGCCCTCTGGAGGAAGGAATGCTTCACTTGTTCGAGAGTATTACAGAAGATACTGTGACAGTCCTG gaaaCGGCTGTGAAATTGAAGGCCTTCTCAGAACATTTAGCTTCCTACTTAtgctttttaagaaagattCTTCCGTATCAGTTAAAAAG TTTGGAAGAAGAGTGTGAGTCTTCTCTTTGCACAGCTGCTTTAAGAGCTAGAAATATGGAGCTACACAGAGACATGAAAAGGTTGACTGCAGTCTTTGAGAAGCTACATACATATGTTAGTCTTCTTGCATTACCAA GTACAAAACCAGAAGGACTTCTTAGGACAAATTACAACTCAGTGTTTACAAACATTGCTGCAAGTCTTCATGGATTTCATGACCTTTTAAAAG ataTTTCCAAGGACTACAGTCAGAAAGCTACTTTAGAACAAGATGTTCCAACGGCCACACAGAAACTCATAACTACAAATGACTGTATTTTATCCTCTCTTGTGGCTTTAACAAATGCAGTGGGCAAG ATTGCCTCGTTCTTTAGCAACAACTTGGATCACTTCACTACTTCGTTGAGCTATGGCCCCAAAGGAGGAACAGAGTTCATCAGCCCTCTGTCAGCAGAGTGTATGCTGCAGTACAAAAAAAAGGCGGTTGCTTACATGAAGTCTCTGAAGAAG CCTTGTGCAGATTCAGTGCCTTATGAAGAGGCTTTAGCCAATCGCAGGGTTCTTCTCAGttccacagaaagcagagaaggtCTTGCACAACAG GTCCAGCAGAGTTTGGAGAAAATTGCAAAACTtgagcaagaaaaagaacactGGATGCTGGAGGCCCAGCTAGCTAAAATAAagctagagaaagaaaaccaaaaactgaaGAACTCTCTCAGCGGACATTTAACTGAAACTATACAAGAGCATTCTGTTTTGCCAAATGTAGCTGAACAAAAGAAGGAAGCCACAGAAAAGAGTCTGAAGGAACCTATTAAGAGTACTAGTCTG ATTGGAATGTTGACTATAACTACCGATAATGAAAAG GCTCCAGATACCGAGTCTCGTGAAGATCTGATAAAAACCCACTATATGGCAAGGATAGCAGAACTTACATCTCATCTGCAGCTTGCTGACAGCAAATCGGTACACTTCCATGCTGAG TGTCGAGCACTTGCCAAAAGGCTGTCTTTAGCGGAGAAGTCCAAGGAATCGCTCACGGAGGAGTTGAAACTAGCTAGTCAAAACATCAGTAGATTACAG
- the PPP1R21 gene encoding protein phosphatase 1 regulatory subunit 21 isoform X2, which yields MKDQSLRKLQQEMDSLTFRNQQLAKRVELLQDELALSEARGKKNKKSAESSSQLSQEQKSVFNEDLQKKIEENERLHILFFEADEQHKRLEAELRSRLDVLETDAAQHQAVVDSLTRKYTDTIEKLQNDKAKLEIKSQTLEREAKDCRLRTEECQQQLKNLQAALGSRLEESLCIINEKVPFNDTRSNRYNALNVPLHNRRYQLKLRDLAGQALAFVQELVTALLNFHTYTEQKVQIFPIDSATDSISPLNQKFSQYLHENASYVRPLEEGMLHLFESITEDTVTVLETAVKLKAFSEHLASYLCFLRKILPYQLKSLEEECESSLCTAALRARNMELHRDMKRLTAVFEKLHTYVSLLALPSTKPEGLLRTNYNSVFTNIAASLHGFHDLLKDISKDYSQKATLEQDVPTATQKLITTNDCILSSLVALTNAVGKIASFFSNNLDHFTTSLSYGPKGGTEFISPLSAECMLQYKKKAVAYMKSLKKPCADSVPYEEALANRRVLLSSTESREGLAQQVQQSLEKIAKLEQEKEHWMLEAQLAKIKLEKENQKLKNSLSGHLTETIQEHSVLPNVAEQKKEATEKSLKEPIKSTSLIGMLTITTDNEKAPDTESREDLIKTHYMARIAELTSHLQLADSKSVHFHAECRALAKRLSLAEKSKESLTEELKLASQNISRLQDELMTTKRSYEDQLSMMSDHLCSMNETLTKQREEIDTLKMTNKGNAKKSKNR from the exons ATGAAGGATCAGTCACTGAGAAAACTGCAACAAGAAATGGACAGCCTGACCTTCCGAAATCAGCAGCTTGCCAAGCGGGTGGAGTTACTTCAAGATGAACTTGCATTAAGTGAAGCTAGGGGCAAGAAAAACAAG aaaagtGCAGAATCCTCGTCTCAGTTGAGTCAAGAGCAGAAAAGTGTCTTCAATGAAGATCTTCAGAAGAAGATAGAGGAGAATGAACGACTACATATACTC ttCTTTGAAGCAGATGAGCAGCACAAACGTTTAGAAGCAGAGCTGAGAAGTAGACTTGACGTTTTGGAAACTGATGCTGCCCAGCACCAAGCTGTGGTGGACAGTTTAACAAGGAAATACACAGATACCATAGAAAAGCTGCAGAATGATAAAGCCAAATTAGAA ATCAAGTCTCAGACACTAGAAAGAGAAGCTAAGGACTGTAGGCTTCGAACCGAAGAATG CCAGCAACAGTTAAAGAATCTTCAAGCAGCTTTGGGCAGTAGACTGGAAGAATCTCTGTGCATAATCAATGAAAAAGTACCCTTTAATGACACAA GATCTAATCGATACAATGCTCTGAATGTACCATTACATAACAGAAGATACCAG CTGAAGTTGCGAGACCTTGCTGGCCAGGCACTGGCTTTTGTTCAAGAACTTGTAACAGCTCTTTTGAACTTCCATACATACACTGAGCAGAAGGTACAGATCTTTCCCATTGATTCTGCAACAGACAGTATATCACCGCTCAATCAGAAG TTCTCACAGTATCTTCATGAAAATGCTTCCTATGTTCGCCCTCTGGAGGAAGGAATGCTTCACTTGTTCGAGAGTATTACAGAAGATACTGTGACAGTCCTG gaaaCGGCTGTGAAATTGAAGGCCTTCTCAGAACATTTAGCTTCCTACTTAtgctttttaagaaagattCTTCCGTATCAGTTAAAAAG TTTGGAAGAAGAGTGTGAGTCTTCTCTTTGCACAGCTGCTTTAAGAGCTAGAAATATGGAGCTACACAGAGACATGAAAAGGTTGACTGCAGTCTTTGAGAAGCTACATACATATGTTAGTCTTCTTGCATTACCAA GTACAAAACCAGAAGGACTTCTTAGGACAAATTACAACTCAGTGTTTACAAACATTGCTGCAAGTCTTCATGGATTTCATGACCTTTTAAAAG ataTTTCCAAGGACTACAGTCAGAAAGCTACTTTAGAACAAGATGTTCCAACGGCCACACAGAAACTCATAACTACAAATGACTGTATTTTATCCTCTCTTGTGGCTTTAACAAATGCAGTGGGCAAG ATTGCCTCGTTCTTTAGCAACAACTTGGATCACTTCACTACTTCGTTGAGCTATGGCCCCAAAGGAGGAACAGAGTTCATCAGCCCTCTGTCAGCAGAGTGTATGCTGCAGTACAAAAAAAAGGCGGTTGCTTACATGAAGTCTCTGAAGAAG CCTTGTGCAGATTCAGTGCCTTATGAAGAGGCTTTAGCCAATCGCAGGGTTCTTCTCAGttccacagaaagcagagaaggtCTTGCACAACAG GTCCAGCAGAGTTTGGAGAAAATTGCAAAACTtgagcaagaaaaagaacactGGATGCTGGAGGCCCAGCTAGCTAAAATAAagctagagaaagaaaaccaaaaactgaaGAACTCTCTCAGCGGACATTTAACTGAAACTATACAAGAGCATTCTGTTTTGCCAAATGTAGCTGAACAAAAGAAGGAAGCCACAGAAAAGAGTCTGAAGGAACCTATTAAGAGTACTAGTCTG ATTGGAATGTTGACTATAACTACCGATAATGAAAAG GCTCCAGATACCGAGTCTCGTGAAGATCTGATAAAAACCCACTATATGGCAAGGATAGCAGAACTTACATCTCATCTGCAGCTTGCTGACAGCAAATCGGTACACTTCCATGCTGAG TGTCGAGCACTTGCCAAAAGGCTGTCTTTAGCGGAGAAGTCCAAGGAATCGCTCACGGAGGAGTTGAAACTAGCTAGTCAAAACATCAGTAGATTACAG